The following proteins are co-located in the Colius striatus isolate bColStr4 chromosome 6, bColStr4.1.hap1, whole genome shotgun sequence genome:
- the LOC104563139 gene encoding serine protease inhibitor 2.1-like has protein sequence MKYLLYPCLLLAVLCAVTHCHHEETCHEVDNTNLHDPTENLLTYNCDNQASNYTDFVFRFYKHAVSKEADKNVFFSPLSISTAFAILAVGAKSTTLSQIFEGLGFDGLTETHIHDIHESFHKVLAVLNCTDVNITLNIGNAFFTAIGHKPQETFLQNTKQFYDVDFFSSDFHKPEEAKKHINKYVGEKTKGKIPELITHLDPSTILVLVNYIYFKAAWEKSFDPLNTYEDDFFVNTNTSVRVNMMQRVSNYDSYYDEDLSCEVVELPYKGTARALLILPDDGKMKQVEDALSKETVCSWDSKLETRRLDLKLPKFSISGVYDVKDIFKEMGITEVFSGNADLSGISGSRNLQVSQAIHKALLEVDEAGTVAAGATAIIFTRVHHPPVPIKFNRPFIILIADKATRTALFMGKIVDPAKK, from the exons ATGAAGTATCTCCTGTACCCGTGTTTACTCCTTGCTGTTCTTTGTGCTGTAACCCATTGCCACCATGAAGAAACTTGCCATGAAGTTGATAATACTAATTTACATGATCCAACAGAAAATTTATTAACATATAACTGTGACAACCAAGCCTCTAACTACACAGATTTTGTATTTAGATTTTATAAGCATGCTGTATCAAAAGAAGCTgataaaaatgtcttcttttctcccctgAGCATTTCCACTGCCTTTGCAATACTGGCTGTTGGTGCTAAGTCAACCACCCTGTCTCAAATTTTTGAAGGACTGGGCTTTGATGGTCTGACTGAGACTCACATACATGATATACATGAAAGTTTTCATAAAGTTTTAGCAGTATTGAACTGCACTGATGTTAATATCACGTTAAATATAGGGAATGCCTTTTTTACAGCTATTGGGCATAAACCACAGGAGACATTTTTACAAAACACCAAACAATTTTAtgatgtagattttttttctagtgattTCCATAAACCAGAAGAAGCTAAGAAGCATATCAATAAATATGTAGGGGAGAAAACCAAGGGGAAAATTCCTGAATTAATTACTCATCTTGATCCAAGTACTATATTGGTTCTTGTtaactacatttattttaaag CTGCCTGGGAAAAGTCTTTTGATCCTTTGAATACATACGAGGATGACTTTTTTGTTAACACAAATACATCTGTTAGAGTCAACATGATGCAACGTGTCAGTAACTATGACAGTTACTACGATGAGGATCTCTCTTGTGAGGTAGTTGAGCTGCCTTACAAGGGCACTGCACGAGCATTGCTCATTCTGCCTGACGATGGGAAGATGAAGCAAGTGGAAGATGCTCTCTCAAAGGAAACTGTTTGCAGTTGGGATAGCAAACTTGAGACCAG GAGATTAGATCTGAAGTTACCAAAGTTTTCTATTAGTGGTGTTTATGATGTTAAAGATATCTTCAAGGAAATGGGCATTACTGAAGTATTCTCTGGAAATGCTGATCTCTCTGGAATTAGtggcagtcgtaatcttcaagTTTCACAA GCAATTCACAAGGCCCTCCTGGAGGTTGATGAGGCTGGAActgtggctgcaggagccacaGCAATAATCTTTACCAGAGTTCACCATCCTCCCGTTCCCATCAAATTCAACAGGCCCTTCATTATCCTCATTGCTGACAAAGCAACCAGGACTGCACTTTTCATGGGGAAAATCGTTGATCCTGCTAAGAAGTGA